In Leptotrichia sp. oral taxon 221, the DNA window TCGAAATTGATTTTATTGCATCGTGAATAGCATAACTGTAATGTGTGTACGCTCCAGGGTTTATTACAACTCCGTCTACTTGATTATGATACGCCATTTGTAAAAAATCAATTATCTTTCCTTCTGAATTAGATTGCAAAATTTCTATTTTCAGATCCTTGCCTTGAAAGCTGTCCTTTATATAATTACAAACACTTTTATAATCATCGTCTCCGTAAATTCCTTTTTCTCTAATTCCTAAAAAATTCAAATTAGGCCCATTTATCACTAATATCTGTTTCATTCTCTTACCTTTCCAAAACTACTTCCTAAAAAAGTTTTTATTTTTCAATTCTTTTATTATTTTTTTTACAACATTTTCTAAAGTATCGTCATTTTCCACAACAACATCTGCATATTTATTATATAAATCAATTCTTTCACAATATAATTTTTGAAGATTATTTATATCTTGAAGAAGTGGTCTATTTTTATGATTTTCTTTAGCAATATCTTCAATTTTTCTATTTAAAAAAATTACTATTCCACTTTTTTTTACTAAATCAATATTTTCTTTTCGCTTTACCGCTCCCCCACCTGTAGAAATTATAATATTTTCCTTTTGAGCAAGTTCACCTAAATATTTCGTTTCCAAATTTCTAAAATAATCTTCTCCATCTTCTGCAAAAATATCACTTATTTTACGATTTTCTTGCTTTTCAAGATGATGATCAGCATCAAAATATTTGTATTCTATCTCATCTGCCAACATTTTACCAATCGTGCTTTTCCCACTAGCAGGCATTCCAATTAAAACTATATTTCTCATTTTTATCTCCTTTCTCTAGTATTTTTTCTTTTATCTAAATTCTCTTAAATTGATTACTATCTTCAACATATTCGTAACCATTCGCTTTCATTTTTTCTAATAAAGCCTCTTTATCTACATTATAATAACTAGTTAAACTTGGCAAACTTGAGAACTCGTCCCTAAGTTTCATATTTAACATACTCAATAACATATTTATATCTTTTGTTTCAAAATTAATCATTAAATTCCCTTTCTCAATTTATAAAATTATTTTCAATTTATCTTCATCTACATTTTCAATCAATGTATTATAATTTTTATCTACTTTTAGTGTGTGATATCCATCTACTTTCTTCTCCAAGAAATCTCCAACTTCCACAAGCTCAGAATTTATATCTTCTTCAACTTCATAAATTTCATCATAAATCCCTTCTAATAATGATAAATCAAAGATTCTAAATAGTTCTGAATCCTTATTAATACGATCATAAACATCTTGAGTAACTACATAATAAATCACTGATTCATAACCCATATTAATTCCAAAAATTTCATATCCTTTTTTATTTAATTCATAACTCAACATCGAATACAAAATATCAATTAAAGACTCTTCGTAAAAATCTTCTTTCTTTTTAATATTTTCCCAATTGATATCCAAATCTTCTAAATCAATTCCCTCTTCTTTTACCAAATTTTTCAATCCATCGGTAAATCCTTTTACTCCAAATTTATATAAATATCCGTGACTATATTTCACTAAATAATGATAATAAAAATCACCAAATGTATTAATTTTTTCTCCTTCTAAATCATCTTCTGTAAAATATTTTTTCACACTTTCTTCTGAATCAAATAAATACTCTCTTCTTGCTGAAACATAATCTATCAATTTTTCTGGTCTTAACACTTCTGACGCAAAATCATCCAACTGATCATACACTTTTAAATTAAAATCCGTCAAAATTTTTTCATTACCTATCATTTTTAATTTTTCTGATCTATTATCCAATTTCTTAATTCTCCTTCTACTCTTATTTTTTTACTACTTTCCTAAAGATTCTGTCATAAATTTTAAGTTTGAAATTGTTTCAAACTTAACTAATTTCTTTATTTTCTCTTTTTCTTGAGAACTTAATGAAGTTCCGTCAATATACTCTGAAAATTTCTCATCATACTTATCATACATTTTTTCTAATCTCTTTAAACTTGATTTTATCGAATTTCCTTGTCTTTGTTTTACTCCTGCAGACGTTTTTTTAATTAATTCTCCATCAATTTTATTATTTAATTTTACATATTCTGCATCCACAATTGCTTTCATTTCTTGACTTGACATTTTTTCATAATCCTCTAAAGTTTTAGAATCTCCTCTATGATACAAATAATTATTAACAGTTTTTATATTTTCATCCAACGTTTTCCTATCTTTTAAGGCTTCTAAATAAGTATTCATATTCAAATTAAATGTTTCTAACAACATATATGTGTTTGTATAATAATACGCTTGAAAATCTCCTTGATCTTGTAATAATATCGCTAAAGAATCCTTAGAAAATTTTGAATATTCATCCACATAATCAGTATAATAAGCATACATTTCTCTAAATAATGATCTTCTCTTACCTTGTGCTTTCGAAAATTCAGTTTCATAAAGCGATCTATTTTGTTGATACATTTTTGATAATATTTCAGAATACATCGCACTCAAAACATTAACGTCTTTTTTCATTTTAGAATTTGTGTTCACTTTAAAATATTTTTGAAAAATATCTTCTTGAATTTTAGTTCCTGAATCTATCATTTGTTGATTCGTAATCGCCATCAAATTTGTTGCTCCCAATATTAAAACTCCTGTTATAATTTTTTTCATCAAAATCTCCTTTTTTATTTTCCTAGTTTATAAAAGTTTCTATTTTCAATTATTTATACAATTTTTCAGATAATTTTTTGTAAATTGTATCCAAAATTTCTTTATCGTATTCTTCTCCATTCCAAATTTCTTCAGATTTTATTGCTTGAGAGATTAACATCATTAATCCATTCGCTGTTTTCGTATTTCTCAATTTATATTTTTTCATAAGAACTGTTTCTTCAGGATTGTAAACAATATCAACAACAGCATTTGTATTAATAATATTTACATCTTCCAACGGACACGCATCCACTTGTGGAAACATTCCAACTGGCGTACAATTCACAATCAACTCAATATCTCTCAAATTTCTTATTCCAGAATATCTTATAAGTCTATCTTCTTCCCTAATTTTAAAAGTATCATTATCCAAAATTGTCGCTAGATAAATAATATCTGCACCTTTATCAATTAAAACATTATAAATCGCTTTTGAAGCTCCACCAGTCCCTAAAACCAACACTTTCTTTTCATTTACATCAATATCATTCAATTCCAATGTTCTCAAAAATCCAAAATAATCACTATTATCTCCAATTAATTTCCCATTTTCAAATTTTATAGTATTCACTGCTCCGATTTTTTTAGCAATTGGCGAAATTTCATCTAAATATTTCATTACTTCAACTTTATAAGGAATTGTTACGTTTATTCCTAAATATTTACCTTCTCTAACTTCATCCAACAACGCTGATATTTCTGATATTTCCTTTTCTATCAAATCATATTTCGCATCTCTATTTGTCAATCCAAAAAATATTTCATGTATTTCTTTTGAAAAACTATGTCCTAATTTTTCTCCTAAAAGTCCGTATTTTTTCATTTTAAAAATTCTCCTTTAATTTTGTTAATTCATCTTCAGTTAATTCTCTATATTCACCTAATTTCAAGTTTTCATCAAGCGATAAAGTACCCATTTTTACTCGCTTCAAATATTTCACTTCATTTCCCACTGCCTTAAACATCCTTTTTACTTGATGAAATTTACCCTCACTAATTGTAATATAAACCCTTATTTTGTCAGATTCCTCACCATTTTCAATGATTTCCACTTTAGCATCTTTTGTTGTAAAATCCTTCAATTCCACACCATTTTCCAATTTGGCAATGTCTGTTTCTGTAAGTAATTTTTCCAATTCCACATAATATTTTTTATCAACATGTTTATTCGGCGATAATAAATTATGCGAAAGAACTCCGTCATTTGTCAACAACAGTAATCCTTCAGTATCAATATCTAACCGCCCAACAGGAAAAACCTCAAAAGTCCGATACTCATCACCAAGTAAATCAATAACCGTCTTATGAATTTTATCCTCAGTCGCAGAAATCACGCCATTAGGCTTATTCAACATTATATAAACAAACTTTTTGTAAGATATTATTTCATCCTTATATTTTACAGTATCCTCATTCTCATTAACGTGAATTTTCCCATCTTTAACAATCTCATCATTCACTTTAATCAATCTTTTTTTCAATAATTCCTTTACTTCTTTTCTAGTTCCAACCCCAGAATTTGCTAAAAATTTATCTAATCTCATTTTTTCTCTCTTTTTTAATATTTATTATATATAGATATTTCGTATTCATAAAGCAACATTTTTATCATATTCAATATCTTTCACAATTTTTTACAATAATAACAACATATATAAAATTTATAATTTGATTTTTTATTGCTTCATAAAATTTTAAAAATAACTTCTAAATTTCAATTACA includes these proteins:
- a CDS encoding pseudouridine synthase: MRLDKFLANSGVGTRKEVKELLKKRLIKVNDEIVKDGKIHVNENEDTVKYKDEIISYKKFVYIMLNKPNGVISATEDKIHKTVIDLLGDEYRTFEVFPVGRLDIDTEGLLLLTNDGVLSHNLLSPNKHVDKKYYVELEKLLTETDIAKLENGVELKDFTTKDAKVEIIENGEESDKIRVYITISEGKFHQVKRMFKAVGNEVKYLKRVKMGTLSLDENLKLGEYRELTEDELTKLKENF
- the aroQ gene encoding type II 3-dehydroquinate dehydratase, with the translated sequence MKQILVINGPNLNFLGIREKGIYGDDDYKSVCNYIKDSFQGKDLKIEILQSNSEGKIIDFLQMAYHNQVDGVVINPGAYTHYSYAIHDAIKSISIPTVEVHLSNIHEREDFRKISVTSPACVKQIYGKGKEGYIEAINFLLNDVIGK
- a CDS encoding shikimate kinase, with protein sequence MRNIVLIGMPASGKSTIGKMLADEIEYKYFDADHHLEKQENRKISDIFAEDGEDYFRNLETKYLGELAQKENIIISTGGGAVKRKENIDLVKKSGIVIFLNRKIEDIAKENHKNRPLLQDINNLQKLYCERIDLYNKYADVVVENDDTLENVVKKIIKELKNKNFFRK
- a CDS encoding shikimate dehydrogenase, which gives rise to MKKYGLLGEKLGHSFSKEIHEIFFGLTNRDAKYDLIEKEISEISALLDEVREGKYLGINVTIPYKVEVMKYLDEISPIAKKIGAVNTIKFENGKLIGDNSDYFGFLRTLELNDIDVNEKKVLVLGTGGASKAIYNVLIDKGADIIYLATILDNDTFKIREEDRLIRYSGIRNLRDIELIVNCTPVGMFPQVDACPLEDVNIINTNAVVDIVYNPEETVLMKKYKLRNTKTANGLMMLISQAIKSEEIWNGEEYDKEILDTIYKKLSEKLYK
- a CDS encoding DUF4250 domain-containing protein gives rise to the protein MINFETKDINMLLSMLNMKLRDEFSSLPSLTSYYNVDKEALLEKMKANGYEYVEDSNQFKRI